The stretch of DNA ATAGATCAAGGAAAAGGCACAAAGCATTTttagcatgggcgtagccaggagtTATGTTAGcaggggcaggacacccacctgtcatcatccCCTGTCTGCCTCTGTttagcagattcagaatgaaatgtctcaacaacagttgtttaaattactttcttttgaccccaagtgctcagaaaaatctgtcaaaacctTCAGTCACCTAAAAACTAGGAAGTTAAATAAACAATTAACAACAGGGAGTACCTTTCTTGCGGTTAACaagcatattttgcaaaattacaaggAACATGCCTTttttcatccttttttaaaaatctaaaccaAAACAAGTTTTCTTGGATTTGCTGGAAATCTTTTTACCACTCCCTTCTCAAATTCCTCCTTTTTCCAATGCAGTTTTTCAGTGCACACTCAGTAAGCATAGCCTGTTGAGACACTCTCCTGCCATCATAGACCTTAGCCACAAGGTACTGAACGACCACTCTATGGTACAAGTGGTGCATGGCTGAGCATGAGAGATGAGCAGAGCCTTTTTGTGGTAGGGTAAAAGACCTCAGCaaacatttcaatttcaaatattctgattatttctacttttagttaagtatttttatttattcacttgattggggggggcagctgctccccctgcctccctctggctacacccatgattcTTAGTGTCATGTATGCAAACACACTTCTTATTTTCCGCCTTCTTTGTAATGCATGAAACAGCCCAGATTTGGTATTGTCTGAAGAACTGACAGTGGAAAATTCCTTCATGTTTGAGCTTATTTTCCCCAAGGAGGATTACAAGTAGGTTTATTAATTTTGCCACTGGTTTTTGAATGACTTACACACAGATAATTAAGAGGGCGTTGAAGGACAGTCATTCTTGTAGTATCTTTGGAAACCCATTGTAATAAAATAAACGACTGTACCATGAGTAGATCTCATGCATATTATTTCATCTCTGTGAACATCACTAATGTGCCGCGTTCATTATGGGAATGCCAAATATTTACACTGTTACTAGGACAGGAGGACCTTGAGATCAAGGCTTTGTGATAGGATTTAGTTGCTGTGCTTCTGTTCCCTGTACACATCAGCATCAGATAATAGGTTTAGACATGTTCTCAGCCCTCCCAGGTTTATATAACTTCACATTCATAATTTGAACAGGTTGCTCCTGCCCTAAAGATCACAGAAAGAGTGAACAGAATCTTTTGACCCGTTCTGCCAATCACTTTCTTTTTCattaaagcgctttatatcatctaatataaagcggattgtggtagggctgttaagaaatttagcttagggtttggtttgtgtaaggccacagctcatgctgagtaatggggggcgtgtgtatgcaaattccttggatctgattggttgttggggcccctcttaaagctgcgtccaccattttctggtcacatttttgcctggcgtttgaactgTGTGTTTCTATCGGTTCCTGTCTGGCAAGAGAGCGTTCCTGGATTCCTGGAGTCTGGTTGTATCTGGCTTATTTAATTTGCTGATTTATTCAGCTTATTGCTTGCTTTTGATTTTTAGCTTTCATTTACTGCCTTATTTAGCTCCGttttgattctccccctcccctccctccccactcccttcccctACGGCTCGGCCTCGGCTGGGGGCgttgggagtcccccccccccgcacaggcATCCCACTTTATTTAAAGGGCGCACCCCCCTTTAGattcctttaaattctttaaattccccccccccccgcttgccttgGCTAGCCTGCTGTGGCTCTTGGTGGGCAAGGGGGCCTTGGTACCCTGAGGGAGCCTTGGCTCCTGGCTCCTTGCCTGGCCGTTTTCctgctggggctgggctgggctgggctggagccaCGTGGGTGGTTAATAGGGCTGTTGCCGGCTGAGGAGCATTGAGGCTGCTTGCGCTCTGCTGGGGGCCTCTAATTTGGCTTATTGGGGGCTGTGGCGTTTGCCGCCCCCCCTGGGGTgcctgcggggtgggggtgcatcATTGGGAGGGCGCCAGGCCGTTATTGTGCCTGGTTTGCACGTTGCGTCCGCCATTTTAATGCTTGCAACCCCCTTTGCTATtaagcagagagctgctgcttgtgCATTGGGGGGAGCGGTTTGAGGGGGGTTGCTGGGTCTTTAGGACCTTGGGAGGGGGTCCCCTCACTTGATTCACCTGGGGGGCCTCTAGTTTTGGTGTCCTGTATAgcgtttgttttctgtttgcatctGTTTTAGCTGAGGAAAAAAATTTTCCTGGCTGCAGTTTATTTCGAGGCTTGAGTGCTTGCAGCcagtttctgggcgtttggcgccATCTACTGGCCACGAGTTGTTACTACACCTACAAATTTAATTGCCTTTTCCCTCAGCCTATATTGAAGTCCCTTGAACAGGCTTTGACTTTATTGTGTTGCCTGACTAGCTTATTGGGTCATTTTAACTTATTGGTTTCCTTTAATTActtgatttaatttatatccttttatttaggaATCTTAATTGATTCAATTGGATTATAATTGGCTTTGACCTGCGTGGGCTTGCTTTGGTTAAGTGAAAGGAAAAAACTTTTACTCCTTGCCTTTAATTGGAGGCCTGAGTACTGCAGCCTACTTTAGGTTCTCTATGCCATCGGCTGGCCTCAAGGGGGTTATCGCACCTTGTTAGTTTTGATACTGTTCCTTCCCAATAGATAGGGAATACATTGCTTGGCCTGCGTTTTGGGTTTCTTGCATTGTTTAATTGGCTTAATTGATGTCCATtgtttaattcaatttaattttaattcacgTTAATTTAGTTTTCACGTATTCTGGTTAAGGATTCTATTTGGTTGCGTGGGTGGGAGTTTGGCTTTGGCCTGcgcatttccctctccctcccttttaggggggggggccgGGGCGTGTGCCGGGGTCCGGCCTACACCAGCCTGCAATACAAGTCTAACTGATTTCCCTGGGGCCTTTCAGAGGCCTGGGTGTCCCCAAATATTTTGCAGTTAGTTTTGCAGATTGGTTGGGAAGGCTCCaatatttgaggggtggggtgacgCCGCCTAGTGGTTAAAGTGGTAATACGCACCCCTGTGTGATTCCACGTGTGTTTGCTTGTTATTCCAAGTAGTTAATAGTTCAGGATGGCGGCCCACCCATCCACTTCAGGGAAATCTAAGAGGGTCATTAAGGGCGCTTCGCAGAAGCTGCGTTCGCCAGCCTCGCAGGCAGCGGGTCGCGTGGAAGCATTCATCGCTAGCATTGCTGGTGACCCACAGGCCCTGGCCCAGCTTGGATCTGGGCTTGATGCCTTATTACAGAACCCGGCCTCTCATCCTGCCGCCTCGACCTCTGCTGGTTTACCTCTGGAAGCAGGGCGGGAGGCGGCGACTACGGCCATGCCTCCAGACCGGCAAGGCCCagaccctctttctgccccctctaCCTCTGCAGGTGTATCCCTGGACCCTGGGCAAGCTACGGTGGCGGCGTCGCAGCCTCTGTCCCCCATGGCGACCATTCTGGAACTGCCTGAGACCACCACGTCTGGGCCAGCTGACTCGTCGGATGACGACTTCGTGGGGCCTTCTGGTGTTCTGATGCCGAATGCCTCTTCCACTCCTATGGTGGTGCCGGCGCCCCCTCCCGTCAAACGACGAAGTGAGGGGAAGCAGCCTCGGCGCACCAGGAGGGCGAGGCAGGCTAAGGGCAGAGTAAGTGGGCAAGGGCAGGGGGGGCGGACGGGGGCCTCCTCTAATGTTGTTGTTTCgcccgttgctccatcccagacTCTTGCCGTCGCCTCGCGGCGCGAGGGGCTTTCGTCGGCATCCGGCGAGGAAGCCCTCCCAGTGCCGGCTAGAGCGTCGAGTGGCGGAAAACGTCGTCACAAAAGTCGTTCCAGGAGGCGGGCAAAGAGGCGCAAGGACGATACCTCGGCTTCGACCACCTCAGGTTCGTCCTCTAGCTCCGAGGGTTCTGATCACTCTATGGGGTTGTACTGGGCTTACGGGGAAGTGGATTCTGGCCTTCCTCGTTGGGCCTGGGCTCGTCGAGCGAATTCGCATCGTGCTCGTTATGGAGCTGTTCAAGAATGTCTCGACGGAGAGTTGGTCCCGGAAACCACGGTTTCCACCAACAGTACTAGGGATATTATTCCGGGCAGTCACTTGTCCTCTAAATTGAGGTCTAGGATATTGGATGGTAAATATGTAGACATTTTTGATTTAGCTCCACCAGAGGAGGTGGTCCCTGAGCAAGGAAACGCCCTCGTTGGTACTAAGAAgaaaggcagggggagaaaggtgGAGCGGACTTTCGAGCGTTGGCTCGATTGTTATCAAGTTTTTTCCGGGGTAGTAGTAGCGGCATATCCCCGCAGGGCTCTACACCTTATCGTGTACCAGTCCATCGTAAGGTCAGCATATAACATGGCAGGGGAAGCGGCCGCAATTGCTTATGATGAAAGATTTCGCAGGCGGGCGTCAAAAATTGACACCGCCCGCTTTGACAGGAAAGACTTGGACCTTTGGACCACGTATGTGGCTCCGTCGGTTTCACGGAAACCCGCCGAGCAGCAAAGGGCTAAGACCCAGCCTTTTAAGGCGGCACCTAAATTGCGCTGCTGGGATTTCAATAAAGGACTGTGTCAGCGCCCGCGGTGTATTTATGCGCACACTTGTGACCGGTGTGGCGGTAGCCACCCGGCTGTTAACTGCTATGCGGGCCGGCGGCCCTTTCGTGGGGGTCGGGGAGGATTCAGGCAGGCGCCAAGGGGTTccgcccctgccctccccgctccccccgcaGCTTCCACATCAAAGTGAATTGCTTCAGTTAGCTTTTTCTCCCATTAAGTTACCGGCCCTTAAACATTGGTTAGCCTCCTATCCCAATATTGAGGCGGCTGCATATCTTCGGGATGGTTTCTCCTTCGGGTTCCGGATTCCGATAGCTTCGGTTCCCCTGGCTAGGAATCCTAGGAGCCAGAAGTCGGTGAGAGAGATGCACGAGGTCGCAAGGCGGAAGGTTAATAAAGAAATAGCCCTCCAGCGCATGGCTGGTCCTTTTGCGTCTCCGCCTTTTCCCAATCTGCACCTCTCTCCCTTGGGAATCGTCCCCAAGAAGGCTCCGGGTGAGTTTCGGCTCATTCATAATTTGTCTCACCCTAGGGACACGTCCGTGAACGACGTGATCCCTCCGGAGCTTTGTACGGTCAAATACGCTTCTCTCGAccaggcaattaaaatgatcagaaagtttgggccgggggccttgttggcaaaatgtgatatcgaatcggctttccgattattaccaattcatccgcatgatttttggttgctgggctttcagtttgaaggcgcctattattttgataaggccatgccaatgggctgctccgTAGCCTGTGCGGCCTTCGAGTGCTTTAGTACGTTTTTGGAATGGGCCCTTCGCACGAAGACCGGATTAACGGGGGTCACTCATTATTTGGAtgattttttaatggtttctgcGGCCGATACGGGTGACTGCGTCACCCTGCTACAGGCCTTTAACGACCTTACCAATGAGCTGGGCGTGCCCCTCGCAGCGGATAAGACTGAAGGCCCAGCTACCAGGCTCACGTACCTGGGTATCCTTCTGGATACCGTTAATCAGACTTCCAGCTTACCTATGGAGAAGATCACCACGCTTCGACGGGTGATAGAGGAAATGCTGGTGCCGGAAAAAGTGACGCTTCGCCAGCTGCAATCGTTGCTGGGTCACTTTAATTTTGCCTGTAAAGTTGTGTCACCCGGTCGCCCCTTTTGTGCGCGTTTGAACAAACGCACCGTTGGCCTGCGTCAGCCTCATCACCGGGTGCGCTTATCGCAGGGTGAGAAGGCTGACATGAGGATGTGGCTGGTATTCCTGGAGGAATACAATGGggtatccttgtggcaggatgtttTAAACCTGCACAACGATTTCCAAGTGCACTCCGATGCGGCGGGTTCCCtgggatttggtttgttttggaatggcaggtggtgcgcacaaagatggccccctgcttggcgggacactgaaatcacgcgggatttaacttttcttgagttctttcctatagcagttgcagtccatatttgggttgacgacttcaaggaccgccgcgtatgcttttggtcagataaccaggctgtggtgactgtccttgcgaaacaatcttctaagtcaactcgggtatcggctctgctgcgggcattcgtgctgcagtgcctgcgttttaacattattttctctgCGCGTTTTGTCCCGGGCGTGGCCAACGATATAGCTGACGCTTTGTCAc from Zootoca vivipara chromosome 8, rZooViv1.1, whole genome shotgun sequence encodes:
- the LOC132592538 gene encoding uncharacterized protein LOC132592538 isoform X1, giving the protein MAAHPSTSGKSKRVIKGASQKLRSPASQAAGRVEAFIASIAGDPQALAQLGSGLDALLQNPASHPAASTSAGLPLEAGREAATTAMPPDRQGPDPLSAPSTSAGVSLDPGQATVAASQPLSPMATILELPETTTSGPADSSDDDFVGPSGVLMPNASSTPMVVPAPPPVKRRSEGKQPRRTRRARQAKGRVSGQGQGGRTGASSNVVVSPVAPSQTLAVASRREGLSSASGEEALPVPARASSGGKRRHKSRSRRRAKRRKDDTSASTTSGLADVHIWMVGHSIVHWAGLRAGQTPLGPRLGLPSNIQVTWMGKRGMRWGELLPLLRRKALLLGCPSALVIQLGENDIPAVDPLSLRLAILRDLLEIRTWFPDTVVFWSQMLQRMQWRGDIPPLAGERARKRVNSAASKRVYEIGGSLIRHPEINVRAPLLYRDDGVHLSPDGYDIWLRDVSEGLKSWLGL
- the LOC132592538 gene encoding uncharacterized protein LOC132592538 isoform X2 is translated as MATILELPETTTSGPADSSDDDFVGPSGVLMPNASSTPMVVPAPPPVKRRSEGKQPRRTRRARQAKGRVSGQGQGGRTGASSNVVVSPVAPSQTLAVASRREGLSSASGEEALPVPARASSGGKRRHKSRSRRRAKRRKDDTSASTTSGSSSSSEGSDHSMGLYWAYGEVDSGLPRWAWARRANSHRARYGAVQECLDGELVPETTVSTNSTRDIIPGSHLSSKLRSRILDGKYVDIFDLAPPEEVVPEQGNALVGTKKKGRGRKVERTFERWLDCYQVFSGVVVAAYPRRALHLIVYQSIVRSAYNMAGEAAAIAYDERFRRRASKIDTARFDRKDLDLWTTYVAPSVSRKPAEQQRAKTQPFKAAPKLRCWDFNKGLCQRPRCIYAHTCDRCGGSHPAVNCYAGRRPFRGGRGGFRQAPRGSAPALPAPPAASTSK